ATAATTAAGTGTTCAAAAATTGCGCCATGCTTCAAAGCCAATGGGCTGACTACAGTTATAGAAGCAGATAGCGATTCCTGTATCATCCGGTTAACTAAGTCTAAGTTGTTTGCAACCTTAATGACTAATCCGGTGTTTCTTCCGGCTTGTACCTGCCTGCTAATAAAATCTAAACCCGGTTTTTCATTTGATTCAACAACTGCAATACCAGCTTCCACTAATCTAATAGCTGATTCTTTCAAATCAGGAAACATTAAGCCACATTTTCTCGCGAGATTCTTTAGCTTGATTTGGTCAAATTGATCCTGTGAATTTGAAAAAGGTAGGACGCTTGCCGTCACGTAAAAGCGAAATCTCCTTAAATCACTAACGAAATCACGAATAAATTCATCTTCTCTAGCTTCCTCATTTAAAATGCGTTCAAACTTCGATAGCATGCTGGAAAAAGCGGATAAGGAATTGGACGTAACCTCATGAAAATTCAGCATGTATCTTTGTGACAAATCAAACACCCGGTTCATATGTTCAAGTTTGTTCATCGCTTTTCCTTCCAATATAAAATTTCAATACCTTTAGGTAACTTAGATAGCTCTGGCCTTGTCACGTTCAAAAAATCGTTATTCTCCAGAAACCTATTGTTTAATTCATCCACCGCTAGTTGATATTGTGTTTCAGATCGGTCGAGAAGAACAATAGAATCATAGTCATGAAAATTATGGTGGCAACTCAAATAACTGACCGCATTACAATATATAATTACAGTTGCTGGTTGCAGTACTACATCAATTTTCCTTGACTGTGAAGCAACGACCTCGGATTGATATATATCCGTTATTCCCAGAAACTGTCTAATTTTTAGTATTTCGTTAAGGCAGCCGGAGATATATCTGCTTTCAGTTAAGGTTGCAAACTGGTAATCATTTGTTTCAGCCAACAAAGCTTCCTTATTCCCCACAAAGCATATCTTAGGATCGGAAAAACGGAACATCGGCGTATTTCCCGCGTTATCAAATAGTGCTGCTAAGAATTGGGACTCAATTGCTTCTGTTCTTCCAACCTGATTATTGGGTATTTGTAGCTGTTGATTATTACTTATACTAATATCAAATGCGCGTGATTGTGGTATAAAGTCCACTAAACCACCTGCCTCGGGATTTTGGGTCTGAATCTTTAGCCGTTTTTCACCATAAATAATTTCTGTACCTAAAAAAGTTGCTATCTTTTGTCGGCCGCCATCCCTAAAGCGAACCAGCGTGCCTTCATGTAACTGGGTCAGAGCCGAAAAATGGTTAAAAAGCAATCTATCATAGGGAATCGACTCAATAATGCCTGCTATTACACCAATCCCTAATAACGTCGGGAGAAAGTATGCTGCAGGGGCAGAAATACACATAACTGACTTTCTTCTTTCCTCAGTGTGCTCTGAGAAATAATAGCCACTATTTATAAAAAAGTTAAACCAGTCAGGAACCGGTGCCCAAACATTATTATCATTATAGAAAAAAATTTTGTTATGGATTGACATTGATTATCATCCTTTAGTTCTTTATGCCTAACTTTTTTACATGTTAAAATTCGACATTTTAATCGAGTTTCCTGCTGCGCCAATATTTAACAGTAGCTTCGCTAATATTCAACCACGCGGCGGAAATGGATTATTTACCATAACTATTTTTATCTCTGTTTTGATCGTTTCAGAATTCTGATTTCTTGCAATTTGGACTGCCTTGTTAATAGCAGCTGCTTGGTTATCCGTTCTAGCGGTTGCACGGGCATTGCTTGCACGAGCTTTTTCAACTCCATGTGTTTTCAATTTTTTTTGAAAACCATTTTTTAAAAAAAGAGCCGCTTCAGGACTCTTTTAAAAAAGACTTCGGTACACGTATTACCTCCCGCCTTTTTCCATTAAAATTAGGCGGAGATTACAAAGCTCAGATAGTTGCCTACTGGATACTCATCAGACAGATCTCTCGCTGTAATTTTTTTCCTCTCATATACTATATCTAATATCTCTTTCAGGGCTTTCCCTAAATGTCCGAGAAGTATATGACCGTGATTTTTCTTAGCAACAATGCAGTCTTTTAGTCCTTCCAATGAGCTCCCAATATTGTATGCATGATCATATTCTAAATTCAAATTGTCCTTGAAGAGGTACTTATCATGAGTCTTATGATTTATCCTCATCCATAGAACAACCTTTAAGATGATTTCATCAACACCTGAAACATTAATTCCATAGACCTCACTCATATTGTAAAAGACCACTCTGCAGCTAGGTCATTATTCTGGAGTTTAAACACTGCAATGACGGACTCAAAAAATTGCATTTGTTGTATTCTCACTTAAAAGCTGTATGCATTCCATAATTCCCACTCTCTTTTTTATTTCGATTTTGTACTTGAAATCGGAAGCCATCTCATTTGACTTAGACCAACTTTAACAAGATGACTTGCGCTATGTGATTTATAAATTTTAGCACATTCGTGAGTCCAATCATGTACATCATTGACCGTGTCGAAACTTCCTATGAGTTTTAGCATACTTTTTCACATCCGAAGGTTTATTCTCAATAACTTTTGGTTAAGCATACCATCAGATTCAGCCCATTTACATGCTGAATTGAGTAGTTTTTGTCATTAATCGTTATTACACTTCCCGTCCCAGAAATAGTGTTCCCCTTCACAACTACATATGTTCCTGTTTCAACGGGTCCAAGTATGCTGTTCCTTGACACTATAATAAATCTCACATTGTCCTGAATTTGTTCGTACACTCCAGGCGACAATGGCTTTAACGGCACTCCTGTCATATCCTCATAAGCGACTGCAGCAGATTTAATATCGTCCGTAAGGACTACCACTTCACATGCAATTTTGTCAATGGTCTGCAACTTTTGCTTTAATTCTTCCGCATCCATCTCATCCATTTTATAAAGCGTTCCATAATCATGCGTCGGTTCTTTCATCAATGCGAGATGCTTTTTACCGTTCATAAAAAACCACTCAATGTATGGCAAGTTTGCCATTACGGTTTCCGGCTGATTTCTGCTTGAGCCAGATCCCCCAAGAACACTATCTACGTGTGTAGCTGGCGTAGAACATAACTTATCCCATATTTTCTTCAGTTCGCTAAAAGGCCTTGTTTTTGCCTTGCCTGCATAAGTAACCAATTCAATCCTCTTAGCTTCCCTGTCTATCCCAGTAAGAGTTATGTTGGCACCCGGTTTAATACTTTCTAACTCCAAACCAACCATCTTCTCGATATCATTAATTACTTCATCAAATGTCATTTTCGTCCTCCTGGCAATTCCGGTGGAAATTTTAGTAGGCTTGTATCCTCGCCTGCCCCTTCAACAGCAGCCACATCTTCAATCCATTGCCTCATGAATGATTCGGTCTGCGGGTCCTCCCCGCCAGCTTTTCTGAAAGTAACTTTATGCGGCAAACTGATTCTGACCGGGTTACCCGGAGCGGGTCCATCTTCAAAGAGACCATCTTTTAAATCAATACCTGCCGCGAATCTGCGTATGTCAGATACGAAGTCGAGAACAATAACCTTTTCCTTGTCTTTCGACAATCTTAAACCTCTGCCTAACTGCTGGATAAATATTCTGCGGCTATGGGTTACTCTCTGAAACACAATAATGTTTACATCAGGTACATCAACGCCTTCATTCAGTATATCAACGGCGCATAATACATCAATCGCCCCGTCTTGAAAATCACAAAGTATACGGTTACGTTCTGCCGGGCCCATCGAACGTCCTGTAGAGGTTTGCGAATATATTGCTGACGCGTTACAAAAACCAAGTGAGTTAATCCTGTCCCTCATAGTTGCGGCGTGGTCTATCGTGCCACAGAAAACTATAGCCCGCGGTTTACGCTGTTCTTGCCAAACCCTCTTCAGCTCAAAGACGACAGCATCGTCCCATTCAGTAATAAATAGTGTTCTATTTATCTGCCGCGGTGAAAAATTCTTCCCTTTTAATTGGCCTAAAGCTTCCCAATTTATATTATCTGTATACATCCTGTAGTCAACATTTGATAAAAAGCCATTACGCAAACCGGTAACAATGTCTACACGAACTAGAGGCTCACCAAAATAATTCGAAAGGTCAACATCATCTGGACGCCAAGGTGTTGCTGTTAGCCCGAGAAGAAAAGGGCCATTTTCCGAGCCAGCCATGGTATCATCTAAAACAGCATTATACATCTGCCCGCCCACATGATGACATTCATCTATAATAATAAGATCAAAATGCGGCAGTTCTTTTCCCCGCTGAACATAATCAGCAACAGTATTTAAACACGCGAAAACCGCACTACTTTGTTTAAGCCGTTCTTCTCCAGGCTGCTCATACCCATTCCATACTGCTGTTTCCTGTTCCTTAGATAAAAATGACCAGAAAGCCTTCTCTATCTGGTAAACAAGTTCATTCGTATGAGCTATCACAAGAATCCTTACCGGAGAAACAGCATTAATCCGTTTAACCGTTTCGCATGCGACGAATGTTTTTCCAAGACCCGTAGCCATCACGACAAGAGCTTTTTTTTTCCCTTCGTTAAAAGCTTGGATCGTTGAACGGATTGTCTGTTCCTGATATTCCCGCGGAACTCTGTCAAGTACGGGCATCTCTGGAAGTTTCTCTGCCTTTGTGACAAGAGCCTTTGTATCCCACAACTGAAGCGGGATTCCTCTACTCATGAGAGCTCTCTGGTGCTCTTTTAACTTTTCATCAAACCCATTTAAAGCTACAATAACTGGGACTTGAGCCCTGTATATTCTCATGGCCTCCAGCGTCTGGTCCGCAACATCGACACCGACCTTGTTCTTCCAATGTTTCATTTGAAACAGCCATCGCTTACCGGCCCGATGTGCAAGAACATCCGCCCCTCGGTCACCAGACTGTCCAACAAGTCTTATACCTTCAAAACCCTCATGGGCTAGTAAGCGCGAGACCACCCGTTCAAATGCCTGCCACGTACCGAACCTCAGGTTTGTATCACTGATAAAAACGCTCACTTCATCACCTTTTGCTGTAGGAAATCCAAAGACAACCTTGTTTTTTGTCCAATGCTTGCCTCAGAGAAACGGTATTTTATATAATTTGCTATATCATTTAAACAGTTCAGATAAATGTTCCGGATTCTTATTTGTGCCTGTTGCAAAATATTCCCTGTTAGTTCTGCGGAACTGGAATAAGAAACATCCCATATTCCACCATCAAAGAAAATGTGTGGATACCTTTTGAATATATCAGTTATTCCATCCTCATCAATATATAATAAAAACGCGCCACTTTCCTTCATATCCCCGAGCTGACTGATATCAGCGCTTTGATTAAGCATGTTATCAACCATAGCTTTCTTCTGCCCTTCGGGCATTTCATTAAAAATATCAACGGCCATTTCCTTTAGGAGTTCCGGAAGCTTCTCCTTTAATTGGGCAAAGAATCCGTTGATCTCTTCTCTTATTTTCTCAGGGCTATCCTCTAACTTATCCGACCATCTGCTATTCAATATCTGCCATTCAATATTAGAAAGCGTATGTTGACCCTGATATTGTTTTCCGGAGAGTCTTCGGTTCATATCGTAGATGTAAAGTGCTACCTCTGCGGCTATCATTTGCTCTGGACGGATTCGGAAAGACTTATATACTTTGTGCGTCTTATCAAGATATATATCGATTTCTTCCCCTTTAAAAGCAATAAGAGGGACCCCTTCTTGTTGCTGATTAGCCTTAATCGATAGCTGTGTTATATACACATTTACATTCACAGGGGAACTATATGTGCCATCAGCTAACATAATAGAACATCCCGGTATGGAAAGATCATCTGATTTATTAGCATTCTTAGAAAGGAACTCTTTTGAAAGTGTATTCTCGGAACCTTTTTCTTCATTACAGGATGTACAGTTTTTTTCTGCTGCCCTGTTTTTCATACCGCAAACCTGGCATGTCCATGGTTCTTCGACTTTTGGATGCTGTGACATTCCGCATTCTGGACAAGAGTGTGCGGATTTCGGTATTTCGTTTTCACATTCCGGATTGATACATGGCTTACCTATTAATACAAAACCACATACGGCACACGTATCATGTTCTTTAAGATTTTGTGCACTGCAGGCTGGGCACTCTGCAAGTTCCTCAAGCGGAGGGGAATCAGCCTGTTCCACGAGCTTCCACCATTCTGAATCATCATAATACCCTGGGAGTTTCACAAGAAATTTTTGATAATATTCTTTTTCAACATCTCTAGATATCCTCTTTGATTCATTCGCTTCCTTATCCCAATACCCCATATACAAATCAGATTTTCCAGGTTTTCTTACTCTGCGGAAACCTTGAAACAATTTATAAATATAACTTTCATTTTGACCTGCACCAGGCTGAGTTGGCTGTAAGGAACTGTCACCTCTTAAATACGAAATAGCACGTTGCCATTCAGGACTGCTTCGCTGAAAATCCTGCTTGAGAAAATCTACAGGAACATGATTGAGATGTACTTCACCTACTATCCTCCCATACGGCCCATCAATAGGGTAATCTTTAATCGTTTTTTTAAATTCGTCAACAAATTCAAAAAAAGCTGTCTTTTCAGCTATTCGGATTGCTCGTCCATTCCGGATCAGATCAATTCCGTACTCCGTACTGTCGTCAAACCTCTGAATACCAACCCAGCCTTTGACTCTTTCCTCAACACTTCGAATGCTTGAAGATTTGCAAGCAGGACATTCAATTAGTCCGGTCGGTACTAGAGCTGTACAGTTACCGCATCTCCTCTGCACTCCTATAATATGGTCAAAATCATATCTTGCCTGAATCTGACCGTGCCCTTTTCGCTCAACATATCTATTGGAATCCCAAACGCAATGCTCAAATGCTTCACACGGCTCTCCATTCACCAATATTCTAATTTCACGTTTAGATAACACTGAAGCATACCGTCGGCCAATCTCAGAACGGACCTTAGGAAGCCCGTATTGAATCAGGCGTTTGACAAATTGACTGTTTGCATTCCCCTCAGGCCACCAATGGCTTATTTCAATAACAGTCCCATAATTGACTTCTCTAGGTTTATCAACGATATTAACAGGAAGCTGATAATTTTTGGATTGATTAATATTATCCAGATCAATAATAACCTCTATTGCCTTCTTCTCATCCTTCCGAGCTGTCAGTAGCCGGGTTACTCTACCTAATTTACCTGTAGAAATATTAAACCCCATACCAAATAATCCGAGACTGTCGTAAGGGTTATTACCAGAGAATCCCGCCTTTATTGATTTCTCAGCCATTTCAGCCGTCATGCCTGGCCCATTGTCACGAATACGTACTATTCCTGCATTTTTATTGAGATCTGAATTTCTTGGCAATTCAATTGAGATTAATGGATTATCTATTTTTACACCTATAAGTTTAGCAGCCTGAAATGAATCTATCGCATTATCGATCAATTCACATAACGCATCTAAAGGAAGCATTGGTGTGTGAGTTAAAGCTATCAGCACTTTTGGATCCGGTGTAAAATCAAAAAACAACCCTGGCTGTATCATATAGGTTCCCCCTCTATCATTTTCCTTATTGCTACCGCCATTGCATGTGCCAGCTTCACTGGCACGCCGTTACCGATTGTTTTGAACTTATAAGTTAGTGGCATTTCCGGCGGTAAAACATAGTCATCCGGAACACTCTGAATTCTTAGTGCTTCCCTGACAGTAAGCCTCCTTGGTTGTGTCGGATGCAAGTGAACCTCATTATGACCGTATGCCGCAGTAGGGCTATATCGCCAACGATGCAGCCGTTTAAAACTTTTTCGGGAAACATCCCCTTCATGAATAACATAATACTTATCACTTAATGGCCTTAATCCTTCAAGACCGTTTGGCAATAAAGCTATCTCATCCAGATTACATATTATTGGACCCACCATTAATTCTTCTGGAATATCAGAGGGTTTCTCGGGATTGAATCCAAAAGGGTTTTCCCGCGGCCAAGTAAACCGCTGTTTCGCTCCCGCAAAACGGTGGTCCTCCGGCCATTGAAACCAGTTATAGTCCTTGGGGATATTCCTTACACCAAGTTTCTTTTTTAGCCACTTCTTTTTCAGCCCCACCATAAACACGCGTTCCCTGTCTTGTGGCACACCGAAATCGAGCGCATTCAATATGCGTACATCTGTCAAATAGTGTTCTGAAAACTGCATTCTCAGACTATCGAAAAACTCACGATGTTTTGCAGTTTTAAAAAGCCCTTTTACATTTTCAAATAAAAAAAAGGATGGCTGAAGATCCATTATTTTATCAACGTACACCTTTGAGAGGGTTCCATTTTCTCCAGTCCGTCCCTTATTTTTTCCGCCTACCGAAAAGTCAGGACATGGAGGCCCTCCAATAATCCCGAATGTTTCAGGAATTTGGGTATTATGAAAGGCCTCTTTGGCGATTTGATTAGGACCTATCTCAACTATTGAAGAACAGTTAGTGATTTTATGAGGCTGCACCCTCATGGAACTAAGTCCATATTCAAACCCCTTCACAAACTGACGATCATATTCGTTAGACCAAATCGTTTGAAATCCTGCTTGCATAAAACCGATATCTAGAAATCCTGCACCAGTAAAAAAGGATAAGATAGGTATCGGTATTGTATTGATATAAAAATTGTTCATTTCAATACATCCTTTCACACTCGCCACACAAGTCAAGTATTCTTAAATTGTACCGTACGGAAAAATTTAAAAGGGAGATTTTAACTTGAATCATACTACATATTATACCTAAAATCCTCCAGGGAACATATATTCGTTTTTTCCTGAAAGTTTATTGAATATCCTTCGATAATCGGTGATAATAGAAAATAGCATTCAAGATAGAGGAGACTTATTAAAATAATGACCTATCCCGTTATTTCGCTTTTTTCTGGTGCAGGCTTTCTCGATTTAGGCTTTACCGAGACGCATGCTTTTTCTATTATTTGGGGAACAGAATTAATAAAACAATTTGCTCAGTCAAATAACTACAACATGAGGCAGCGTTATGGACATCCTGATAGAATTATCACAGGTGACGTTACTCAAATTGATCCTATAAAAGACATTCCCAAAGGTGCAGTTGGAATCATTGGGGGGCCCCCATGTCAAGACTATTCAATTGGAAATGCTAATAGTCCTGGGGTTGAGGGAGATAGAGGGAAGCTTGTCTGGGACTTCTTAGATAAAATTGAGAAACTGAAGCCAGACTTTTTTTTGTTTGAGAACGTTGAAGCCTTATACAAAACAAAAAACATCGAATTCAGGCTTTAAATCCTCTCATTGATAAATTTGAGGAGCTTGGCTATGAAGTACAATTTAAGGTGCTTAATACGCTTAACTATGGAATTCCGCAAGATCGGTCAAGAGTATTTATTGTAGGATTTAGGAAATACATTCCTATTACTTTAAGACAGCGGGGCTTTGAAACTTTTAAATGGCCTGCTCCGGTCTATCAGGATCCTAAAAAATCATTTGAATGGCCTGATACATGGGAGATCGGGACTGAAGTTAGTGAAGCTGACTACATTGCTAATCTCGCACCCGATCAATACCAACTAACCATTCATTCGGTTATAGGAAACCAAAACGAATTATTACAATTGCCAAATCATGTTTCATTTAATCCCTACTCTCAACGATTTTTCACCGTACTTGAAGGTGACGTTAAGAGGAAATCATTCAAACGCCTACACCGCTTCAGATATAGCCCAACCGTAGCATATGGTAATAATGAGGTACATCTTCACCCTACTCTACCGCGGCGCTTAACCGTGCGTGAAGCACTTCGGCTCCAATCTGTCCCTGACTGGTATCATTTTGAGGAAGATATACCGCTAGATAAGATGTTTAAGATGATAAGCAACGGAGTAGCCTATAAACTTGCAAATTTATTAGCGGAAGAGATTAGAACAGTTCTAGATAACTACAACATTGCGGTTCAGGAACGCACAGAAAAGATAAGATTAACAAATGAAACTATTAACAAAAATTCTGTATAACATCCCTAGAAGAGCAGTTCGCATAATATGCGAACTGCTCTTTTTCTATTAAATTTGTAAAAAAATTGAGAGAAACTGTCTGATACGTTAATAAAGCTTGTTAGGATCCTCCTTAATAGTATCACCGTTTTTCAAAGTGTTATTATACATGATTTTAAAAACAACAAGTTATCTGGCACATCTCTTAAAATGAATTTATTTTTCTTTTTTTATAGGAAATAATGATTCATTTTTCACCGTCCTCTTTGCAGATATACTCCAATTAAGGAGGTGACATGGTGAATCTAAATTTAAAAGAGGTGGGTAAGCGGATTAGACTCGTGAGAAAGAGCCGTTATAGGACAGCGAAGGCTTTTTCCGAGTTTTTAGGCTTGTCTGAGCGTCACATTCATAATATTGAATCTGGAAAAAACCTGCCTAGTTTCGAAATCTTAGCTCAAATCACAAATGAGTTTCATGTAACAATTGATTTCATTTTATTTGGTCAAAAAAGAGGGTTAGTGTACGAAGAAAATTGGGATGCCTTACTAAATACATTTAACAGTCTGAGTCCAGATGGACGGCAAACTTTATTTCACATCGCTAAAGAACTACTAAGATTGGAAAACAAAATAACAGGAGGTAACTCAGAATAGTGGAATTTGACTATTTGAAAAGCTATAGCGTTGAACTGTACGGTACGGAAAATAACCAAAAAACACGGATAAAACCCTCTATAGCTCTAGCTGAGGTATATGGAGATAACCTCCCGACAGGAACTATTAAAGAAAACCTCGACAAACTTGAAATGCACACAAAGAATGCAGCATTGGCACAAAACATGATGGTTCCTAATTCACAAGCTTTCTCAAATACCCGGGGATTCTGGTTTGAAGTTTTCATAGCTGTCCATGCTTGGAATTACCGTATTAGACACAATCTAGATGACGTGTTGATCGTTAAAATGCCCAACGTTAGCTCATTTGATTTCCGTAGAATTTTTGAAGAAAAAACAGATAGAATGCTAAAACAACTGGAAATATCGTTACTTAAAAACAATGTGCGGTTGATCACTTCAAATCCAGATTTATTAATAGTAGAACAAGAAGACCTAATATTGGATGAACATAACATACCCATATCCTGTCTTGGTACTCAAAATATTATGGATGCCGTTAATTTATATAAGATCCTCGAAAATAAGTGTCGTTGGAATAGCCTGAAAGCAGGAATAGGGGTCAAAACATCTTTACGTCCTGATAGAAGGCTCCAAGTCGTACACGAAGGCAACATTCTAAAATCATTATTTGCTCATTTGAAGATGCGTCACTGGAACCGGGAGGCAAACTTTAAATATTATGGTGCTTCTAGTGAGATTATAAGTGGTGCTGATGATGATGCCTTACAAACAGCAGCAACCCATACTATTGTTAATGTAGATTCCTTGCCTGAGAGAGCAGTGGATGGTCTTTACTCCCTCCTTACTTTTGATGACATAGAAAAAATGCTTAATACGATCTTAAAAACAAAAGCCCCCCATCAATAGAGACGGGAGACTCTAAAGAATAACGCTAAAATAATTTTAAACAATTCGCCGTCATTTAATAAGGAGCATTGAAATTGAATTCACTATTAATGCTCCTTTTCTAAAAGCTCAGTTTTTAGATTATGTTCAAGAAAATCAGCCAATTTTCGAGATCATTCGTGCGTTGACCACCGTACATAGTGCAACGTGGGAACAGCATTTGCCTTGATATAGGAAAAGGCGGAAGCGTGAGGCGGACCTCAGAAGCGAGTGTATCAAATCGGTGTCTACGACACGTTTCGAGGATGGGGTGTTTATTCTACGAGTCGGGTCCGCTCATAAGCATCGCTATCTTGTATCGCTGTACAAAAGAAATTTGCCTATATAGGCTGTATTATCATTTTGAACGCAAAAAGCAACAGCAAGGTCCCTTCAGTGATAAAATACCTGAGGAATAAGATCACGAACAAGTTTATGTAAACCGTAATGGGCATTCAACCTTTGCATTTTAGTTAATTTTCATCTGTAACACCCTTTCATCTTAATCGTCATAAATTAGGAACTATTCTTTCAAGTACTAGAATCAACCACGCTGTTAATATATTTCTGTACTAGTAACCGGAAACCTCTGGATAAATCCTTTTTATTTCTTAATATAAAAACACCTGAATGCAACTCCAGGTGTCCTTGACTAGCGTGTCTATTTTTTCGTCACCAATCAGCCAACTCTAGTATTTTTACGCTTCAGTTTCATTTCATCTGTATTACCCCACACCCACTCCATCACTGCATTCTTAGCCCTCTGTACCATTCCGCACCAACATCGCCACCGACTCAACATGCACCGTGTGCGGGAACATATCCACCGGCGTTACCTCAACCGTCCGATATCCGCCATCCTCCAGCACGCGCAAATCACGTGCCAATGTACTCGGATTACAGCTTACATACACCACACGCTCCGGCTTCATTTCCAGGATTGTATCCAGCAAGCGCGGATCGCAACCCTTCCGCGGCGGATCGACAACGATGACATCAGCTTCAATGCCTTGTTCTTTCCAACGCGGAATAACATCCTCGGAGGCACCGACTTCAAACTTGACGTTCTTCATGTCGTTCAACATCGCATTGCTGCGAGCGTCTTCGATGGCTTCGGGCACGATCTCCACCCCGTACACCTGATCCGCATGCTGCGCAAGGAAAAGAGAAATCGTACCGATGCCGCAATAGGCATCAATGACAGTCTCTTTGCCACTCAACCCTGCGTACTCCACCGTTTTCCCGTACAGTACTTCCGTCTGCACCGGATTCACCTGGTAGAACGAACGCGCAGAGATGGCAAACTGTACATCCCCGATATAATCATAGATCACGTCACGACCCCACAGGACGCGGGTTTCATCGCCGAAGATAACGTTGGTCTGCTTCTTGTTCACATTCTGGCAGATGCTCGCCACATGCGGGATCGCTTCACGAATACTGCCAATCCATTCATCCTTGTATGGGATGTCCCGACCATTGGTGACCAGAACGAGCATCATCTCGCCCGTACGGAACGCCTTCTTCACAACCACATGGCGCAGCAGGCCGCGGCCGGTCTCTTCGTTGTACGCACTAATGCCGAGATGGCTACCTAGCTCCTTGACCTTGGCGACCACTTCATCGTTGTGCTCATGCTGAATGAGGCAAGTATCCATGTCGATGATCCGATGGCTTCCTTTGGCGTAAAAACCACCCACCAAGCCGCCCTCGGCTGCACCGATAGGCACCTGTGCCTTGTTGCGATAGCGCCACGGCTCGTCCATACCCATGGTAGGCAGCACACGAATGCCTTGCGCAGCAGCTTCTTCGTTCATGACACCTTCCAGCCG
Above is a window of Paenibacillus sp. E222 DNA encoding:
- a CDS encoding helix-turn-helix domain-containing protein, with the protein product MVNLNLKEVGKRIRLVRKSRYRTAKAFSEFLGLSERHIHNIESGKNLPSFEILAQITNEFHVTIDFILFGQKRGLVYEENWDALLNTFNSLSPDGRQTLFHIAKELLRLENKITGGNSE
- a CDS encoding Cfr10I/Bse634I family restriction endonuclease, which gives rise to MEFDYLKSYSVELYGTENNQKTRIKPSIALAEVYGDNLPTGTIKENLDKLEMHTKNAALAQNMMVPNSQAFSNTRGFWFEVFIAVHAWNYRIRHNLDDVLIVKMPNVSSFDFRRIFEEKTDRMLKQLEISLLKNNVRLITSNPDLLIVEQEDLILDEHNIPISCLGTQNIMDAVNLYKILENKCRWNSLKAGIGVKTSLRPDRRLQVVHEGNILKSLFAHLKMRHWNREANFKYYGASSEIISGADDDALQTAATHTIVNVDSLPERAVDGLYSLLTFDDIEKMLNTILKTKAPHQ
- the rlmD gene encoding 23S rRNA (uracil(1939)-C(5))-methyltransferase RlmD translates to MNIYEERSECTLSNTNRSGRGKNRRNSAASQGQGNASVSRQPSQTSRPSTRQQGKEVRPQGASLSAVRPKERARESAPIEGLPVSKNEETVIDIIGMNHDGEGVGRANGYTLFVQGALPGETVRVRVMKTKKQYGYAKLLEIVKASPDRVSAPCPIYDQCGGCQIQHMSYAGQLAWKRQLVVDNLQRIGKLNVLVEDTGEKNADQAAEPAISEEQVNGSNRIRLRLEGVMNEEAAAQGIRVLPTMGMDEPWRYRNKAQVPIGAAEGGLVGGFYAKGSHRIIDMDTCLIQHEHNDEVVAKVKELGSHLGISAYNEETGRGLLRHVVVKKAFRTGEMMLVLVTNGRDIPYKDEWIGSIREAIPHVASICQNVNKKQTNVIFGDETRVLWGRDVIYDYIGDVQFAISARSFYQVNPVQTEVLYGKTVEYAGLSGKETVIDAYCGIGTISLFLAQHADQVYGVEIVPEAIEDARSNAMLNDMKNVKFEVGASEDVIPRWKEQGIEADVIVVDPPRKGCDPRLLDTILEMKPERVVYVSCNPSTLARDLRVLEDGGYRTVEVTPVDMFPHTVHVESVAMLVRNGTEG